The DNA region CCACAATTGAAATGTTCTTCACCCAAAAGGTCGTCTTCTCCGACTGTGGCTGGATCTGCCGCGCTTTGGACCCGTGGGCGGGTCTTGGCGCAATCGAAGATTGTCTGACCATTAGAGCCGGTATCTGTTATTTGCGAGATTTGACAGCAGCCGGAGGATCCCCTTGAGGTCTTGCCAGGCCGTGCTGAGGATCTTGACCCGACTGTCGGTGCTCTCAGTCCAGCGCACGGGCAGATCGAAGATGCGAAAGCCGAGCTTTTCCGCAAGCACCAGCAATTCGGTGTCCATAAACCAGCCGTCATCCTCGACGAGGGGCAGTAATCGCGCCGCAGCAGTAGCGGTGATTGCCTTAAAGCCGCATTGGGCGTCGGAAAACCGAGTGCGAAAGGCGGCTTTCACCAGCCGGTTGTAGGCCCGCGAGATGAACTCTCGCCTCAGTCCGCGCTCTGTCCGCCAAGGCGCCAGAAGGCGAGAACCTGCGGCCAAATCGTACCCACCCTCGACGAGAGGGTCAACCAGAGCAGGAAAAGCTTCGAGATCGGTGGACAGATCAACATCCATATACGCCAGCACGTTGGCAGCGCTGCTGCTCCATTTGGCCCAGGCCTCCTTGAGGGCCCTGCCACGACCTTTCTGCTCCAGGTGCATAACCCGTACTTCCCGGAACCGGCGGGCGAGCTGCAACGCCGACTGGTGCGTCCCGTCCGTCGAACCGTTGTTGGCGATGATGATCTCGAAAGTGTAACCTGTGGCCACCAAGAACGAACACAGCCTGCTGATGTTGCCCATCAACACCTTCTCCTCATTATAGACGGGGACAACAAGACTCACGAAGGCCTTCGCGGTGGGGACCTTGGGCGGAACAAGTGCTGAGCCGGAAGGAGACCGGGCTGGCACACCCTGCACCGGTCGCGCTGGAATTGAGTATATGGCAACCATGGGAGTTCGCGCCACGGCCACTCCGTGACGACAGCACCTCTACCATCCGGCGCCTGCACGCGGCGCCTTCGGCGGTGGCATTGGGACATCGAGTGGTTTGCGCAAGATATATTCGGAGCGTTCAACGTGTAGCTGCCGAAGCGAATTATCCGCTAGAAGCACTTGCACCGAGGCGACACTGCCAGCTTCCTCCTCCCCCCGCTTCATCCAATAGACCCAGTAAAGGGGCACGAAGTGCTTGCCGTTAAGGCCCTCAGGCGTAAACGCCGTGACATGGACATCGCATTCACCATTCAGCCGGTCCACGTCCATCGAAGCAGCGCGAAGGAATTGTGACGCCAGCCGCAGGGCGCTATTCGTGTCCATCCTGCTCATGGGCCAAGTAAACCGCTTCCGGAGCCGGTCATAATCCTTCCCTAGATCAGGCCGCTCGAGGAAAGAAAACTTGTTGCCCACCGAAATATAGTAGGTGTAGTTGCTTGTGGTGATGTTGCCGATGGCCGGCAGCCGGCCGCGGAGGGCTGGCGGGGTGATGTAGCTCTGCAGGATGTCACCCTCAGTGATCGGCAGCTTCTCGGGCAGGCGCAAGGCCTTGGCGACAGAGTTGGCCTCGGCAATGATTCGCCTTATAGCTTCCCTCGTGTACTCTGGATCGACGGTAGGCGCCAGCGGCGGAGGTCGAAACCCGGCGCGGGGGTGTCTCCCGGGCGGCTCCGCTGCGGGAGGCGCCGAGTTCGTTCCGAAAAGGTTCTTGTCGAATATGTAGTTCGTCGTGATCCCCGCTGCCCTTGCGTCCTCGGGATACAAGCCGATCAGGTCGCTGGCAGCGGCGGACCTGATCCCAGGGTCCGGATCGCGGCTCAAGCGGACCAGAACGGGCACCAAGGTGCTTTTCTCCACGTTTAGTTCCCTTAACCTCCCGAACGCCATCCCGCGCACGCGCTCCTCCTTGTGCTGGGTTAGCTGCACCAAGGCTGGGATAGCGGGCTCAGCCTCGTCCCCCAGCAGATCCAGAACTGTTTGGGCGAGGACGAGGTCCGCGGGCCGTCCCCCTCGCATCGATCCGAGTCGCGAACGCCAGAGCATTCGTGCCCCTGGCCCTGATAGCCGACGCGGCGGCGTCCATCTGCGCCCGTGTTCGCGGGGGCGGACGGGTCGGAAACCCCTTGCAGTAGATGCTCACCCACTCCGAAAGGGTTCGGCCGCCGTACTCCGGTTCCTTCGCACAGCCGCACCGGGCCAGCCCGACAGTAAGCACGATGGCAAGATGCACTGAACTGAGCATGATTGAGTGGCGCATGAACATTGGTGCGGGACGATTAAAGCTCACATGCAATCAACGGTAGTAAAACGACTGGTCGAAACCGGGCTTGTAGCCGGTTCGCGTGATGCCCGCGTAGCCGTAGATTCTGAGGTGGAAACTATTGCCCGCCGGCGGCTTTGGCTGGGTAATCGTGAACTTTATCCCGAGAGGGAAATACAGAATGTAATTAAGAAACGGCGAAGGCGGATATTCGACGGAGGCGTAATTTATGCATTCGTCAAGGGCGTAGCCTGACATCCAGGCGCTGAAGAAGACGGAGTAAGTTGAGTTCTCGTCGTCCCATTCGTTATCGAAAATCGGGGCCCGCGGCTCGTACACCCACGACAAAAAAGCCTGGGCCTTTTGCGGGGCCGCATCAATCTGAGCGGAACTAAGCCGATCGAAGATGCCGAAGGCGTGTGCAAATCCAGCGTCGTCGGCCCCTTGGCAACTGTCCAGAAAGACGAACCGGTACGGGTGATTTCGGTATGCATGGCCCTGGCCAGAAAAACTGTTGCCCAAGCGGCCGCTTACGATTCCCTGCATCACGGTGACCTGCCCGCGAGGCCCATCAGACAGTTGGTATTGGTTGCCATGGCCACTGAAGAAGAAATTTCTAGTGGCGTCCAGAACAAGGTTGTTGATGAGGTTATTCGCATCGGCCTGAGTACTCAAATAACCGGTGGCGCCAAGCTGTCCGT from Verrucomicrobiia bacterium includes:
- a CDS encoding dolichyl-phosphate beta-glucosyltransferase; its protein translation is MSLVVPVYNEEKVLMGNISRLCSFLVATGYTFEIIIANNGSTDGTHQSALQLARRFREVRVMHLEQKGRGRALKEAWAKWSSSAANVLAYMDVDLSTDLEAFPALVDPLVEGGYDLAAGSRLLAPWRTERGLRREFISRAYNRLVKAAFRTRFSDAQCGFKAITATAAARLLPLVEDDGWFMDTELLVLAEKLGFRIFDLPVRWTESTDSRVKILSTAWQDLKGILRLLSNLANNRYRL